The Triticum aestivum cultivar Chinese Spring chromosome 5A, IWGSC CS RefSeq v2.1, whole genome shotgun sequence genomic sequence GGGATGTCGATGCCGCCGAGGTTCAGGTCCTTCAGAGCTTCCCGCGTGACAAAGGAGGCTGGCGGGTACAGGCGGAGGGTCTCCTGGATCACCATCGTTAGCTGTAATACCATTATGCTTGTATTAGCACTTTGCACAAGTCAGTcaaaaggcaagcaaaaatatGCATTCAAGTAGTTATCAGAGGTTTGTTTACTCAGCAATATGTATGTTCATTCAGACCAAACATGCTAGTATTTATCTTGTTAATAAAAAAAATCTCTCATTTACAAGAGCGAGGCTTGATCATACGTACCGTTTTCAACTTCCGTAGCTTGTCGAAGTCTAATGCTTCTCCATGACAAACGTCAAGGACTTCCACCCGAGCTCGGTCCTGCCATTCAGGGTGCGCTGCAAGAAGCATCAGGCACCACGCGGCAGTGCTCGAGGTTGTCTCATGTCCCGCGAAGTAGATGTTCTTGCAGTTGTCGACGATGAAATCCTCGGGTGTGCACGAAGAGAAGGAAGCGGCTTTAGAACCCTCAATGATGGAGTGCAGAAAAAACTTATTTGGTGTGGTTGCTGAATCATGCCCGTGCTTCTCGGCTATGTTCAAGATGAGGCTACGGATGCAACTCCCAAGGTTCCAAATCTCTCTGTTACTCTTTGTCGGTAAATATCTGTTTATTTCAAGCATATTATCACAAAAAAGTACTTCTCTATTAGATGACAACACATGAAAATCATGCTACTGCTTTTTTAAAAAGCAAAACATGTGTCAAATCATATTGGAGTAGTGGCTAGAAAACAACAGTCTGACGCTCAACTTCGACACACTACAGTTAGTATACCGTTACTAGTTCAAAATATCCATCATGTAGGTTTTCTATCTGTCTAACAAACACTGCCATCATAGTATGTGAAATAGCCTCTGGGGTTGATGTCAAATACATCATATATAAAGATAAAGATGATATGAATACATTGAACATACCTACTTCCAGGAACACCAATAAGCATACTTCGCTTCCCCATCAATTTCTGAAGTTGGCGAATTTTGTAAAATATCCCCTTGCCTTCGACAAAACTGCTTCCAAAAGAAGCTCTTGATATAACATCAGCTGAGAAGTTCCGCAAGAACTCATCAACTACAATCTCTGCCCTGCCTCCTTCAGACTCAACCTTTTCTTCCCATGAATTCAACATTGATAGTGCAGCATCCATCATCAAATTAACCATTCCCTGTGGATATTTCCACAATTAAGTTTAGTCTAATGGTGCATGTAGTAAGCATTTTTAAGCAAGCATCATTGTTGAACAACACCATGAAAAAACACTGTCTGAAGCATTTTTGCCTAAAAAAAGGCGTGTCTGAAGAAAAATACTCACGGTGAAGGCACAATTACCTTAACCTTGTCCATGAAGAATTCAGGTGCAATGACCTTTCGTTGGTGTACCCATAGGTCACCATTCGCCGTCAAAATTCCCATACCAAGAAGAGGTCCATGCTCTTTCTGCAAGTAGCTAGGCTTTCCAAGATCCAAAGACTTGCAACTGGCCAGCTCCTTCACCATGTCAGGATCTATGACATGTAGAGTTTGTATGCTTCCAGTAGCATACAAGTAGATGGAACCTGGCACAACATCAAATTTACGGCAACTTGCAAGGTTTAAATATGCAGCTCAGAGGCCATTTATCCATGTTATCGGGCCAAATCCCGCTGTATAATCAAAGATTTATAACAGTAAAATAATACACATGTCTACTTAAGCAGAACTTAAATAC encodes the following:
- the LOC123103150 gene encoding cytochrome P450 714C2, with the translated sequence MMMILSPRQWLLVLPPVFLSTLLFSYLYTTLWLRPERLRQKLRSQGVKGPKPSFLFGNIPEMRRIQKLAMSDQEVGAGSTDRFSSNYVATLFPYFLHWTRVYGSIYLYATGSIQTLHVIDPDMVKELASCKSLDLGKPSYLQKEHGPLLGMGILTANGDLWVHQRKVIAPEFFMDKVKGMVNLMMDAALSMLNSWEEKVESEGGRAEIVVDEFLRNFSADVISRASFGSSFVEGKGIFYKIRQLQKLMGKRSMLIGVPGSRYLPTKSNREIWNLGSCIRSLILNIAEKHGHDSATTPNKFFLHSIIEGSKAASFSSCTPEDFIVDNCKNIYFAGHETTSSTAAWCLMLLAAHPEWQDRARVEVLDVCHGEALDFDKLRKLKTLTMVIQETLRLYPPASFVTREALKDLNLGGIDIPKGTNIRVSIMLAHRDPSAWGADCDKFDPGRFAGGIARACKPHHMYMPFGVGPRTCAGQNLAMVEVKVVLSLLLSRFEFALSPSYDHRPVFRLTVEPGSGVPLILRKL